From Miscanthus floridulus cultivar M001 chromosome 15, ASM1932011v1, whole genome shotgun sequence, the proteins below share one genomic window:
- the LOC136507891 gene encoding LIM domain-containing protein WLIM1-like isoform X1 → MATSFQGTTTKCTACDKTVYLVDKLTADNRIYHKACFRCHHCKGTLKLANYNSFEGVLYCRPHFDQLFKRTGSLDKSFEGMISFFPHPFTIQNRSSGSCMSSPTNASGTPKVVKPERNVGNENATKVSSAFAGTREKCVGCSKTVYPIERVTVNNTMYHKSCFKCCHGGCTISPSNYIAHEGKLYCKHHHIQLIKEKGNFSQLENDHEKTSQAGSLEDEEEY, encoded by the exons ATGGCGACCTCCTTCCAGGGAACGACCACCAAGTGCACCGCCTGCGACAAGACGGTGTACCTCGTCGACAAGCTCACCGCCGACAACCGCATCTACCACAAGGCCTGCTTCCGCTGCCACCACTGCAAGGGCACCCTCAAG CTTGCCAACTACAACTCATTCGAAGGAGTGCTCTACTGCAGGCCTCACTTCGACCAGCTGTTCAAGAGGACCGGGAGTTTGGACAAGAGCTTCGAAGGTATGATCAGTTTTTTTCCCCATCCCTTTACAATACAAAATAGATCCAGTGGTTCTTGCATGTCCTCACCTACAAATGCTTCAGGAACTCCAAAGGTTGTCAAGCCAGAAAGAAACGTTGGGAATGAG AATGCTACTAAAGTCTCGAGCGCCTTTGCTGGCACCAGAGAGAAATGTGTTGGATGCAGCAAGACAGTCTATCCAATTGAGAGG GTTACTGTCAACAACACTATGTATCACAAGAGCTGCTTCAAGTGCTGCCATGGTGGATGCACCATCAGCCCTTCTAACTACATTGCGCACGAGGGGAAGCTCTACTGCAAGCACCACCACATTCAGCTGATCAAAGAGAAGGGAAACTTCAGCCAGCTTGAGAATGATCACGAGAAGACGTCACAGGCTGGGTCACTGGAGGATGAAGAAGAGTATTAA
- the LOC136507891 gene encoding LIM domain-containing protein WLIM1-like isoform X2: protein MATSFQGTTTKCTACDKTVYLVDKLTADNRIYHKACFRCHHCKGTLKLANYNSFEGVLYCRPHFDQLFKRTGSLDKSFEGTPKVVKPERNVGNENATKVSSAFAGTREKCVGCSKTVYPIERVTVNNTMYHKSCFKCCHGGCTISPSNYIAHEGKLYCKHHHIQLIKEKGNFSQLENDHEKTSQAGSLEDEEEY from the exons ATGGCGACCTCCTTCCAGGGAACGACCACCAAGTGCACCGCCTGCGACAAGACGGTGTACCTCGTCGACAAGCTCACCGCCGACAACCGCATCTACCACAAGGCCTGCTTCCGCTGCCACCACTGCAAGGGCACCCTCAAG CTTGCCAACTACAACTCATTCGAAGGAGTGCTCTACTGCAGGCCTCACTTCGACCAGCTGTTCAAGAGGACCGGGAGTTTGGACAAGAGCTTCGAAG GAACTCCAAAGGTTGTCAAGCCAGAAAGAAACGTTGGGAATGAG AATGCTACTAAAGTCTCGAGCGCCTTTGCTGGCACCAGAGAGAAATGTGTTGGATGCAGCAAGACAGTCTATCCAATTGAGAGG GTTACTGTCAACAACACTATGTATCACAAGAGCTGCTTCAAGTGCTGCCATGGTGGATGCACCATCAGCCCTTCTAACTACATTGCGCACGAGGGGAAGCTCTACTGCAAGCACCACCACATTCAGCTGATCAAAGAGAAGGGAAACTTCAGCCAGCTTGAGAATGATCACGAGAAGACGTCACAGGCTGGGTCACTGGAGGATGAAGAAGAGTATTAA